The Denticeps clupeoides chromosome 4, fDenClu1.1, whole genome shotgun sequence genome segment CACGCCCACTCGCAGGGCGCTACCCATTAAAGCCTGGGCGGGGGAGGGGCTGGACACGTTGCGGTGGTGAGGCGAGGGCGGCGTTCCGTTGTTTGTGCTGGGGTTGTGGTGCTGTGTGTTGGGCAGAGCTGTAGCTGGAGAGGCGGTGGTGTGATGAAAGGCCTTGTAcactcctggggggggggggggtgttcgaAAACCTTTTTAGAACTCATGAGATGTAAACGTACTATAAAATTCTATTAGAATAATTTAGGAACAAAAAATTATCTACTAACAATAAGAATcctgacacacgcacacacaaactttcTTCAAAATGGCGACGGTAGATTGACATATCAGACAAACTTTGAATTTGACATTGCAGCCTTGTGTTACACAAGACGAGCTGTATTGGATGTCAATCAAGCGTTTAATGCTACAGTGgggattgatttttttttttttttttgtaactacATGCAGTCTACAGACACGACCTGTACGGTAGAGTTCTGCGGCAGCAGTTCACTCGTTTTCATATCGTACGGTCTCCTGTGCACGGTAGTTTATCTGGACTTTGCAATAGAACGCTAAATTGCAGTTGACATGTTGGGCACCCCTATCCTAAACAGTCATATCCCAAAAACCTGTAAAATCTTAGTAAGATGCTACAAATTCAATAAATGATTACAGggtttacacatttttacaatagAATTTCTGTGACATCTCaattactccaaaaaaaaaaaaaaaaaaaaacttatgacCAGCCTGCAAAGCTTCACTTAAACATTTCTTTCGTGAACCAGAGTAAAATATGCCCCATCAGGTTTGGGCACATAGATGATCTGCTGTAATTTATATGAcatttaaaaggagacacgctGGATTTATGGAAGCAACGCACGCAGCAGCATGTGACGTGGCTCACTACGTACAGCCAGCCAAGTCACTACAGACATTCTCGCGCATTCTTCATACTGCGTTATACACTCAGGTGTCAATCAGATGTCAAAGAATTGTGTTTGGTATTTCAAAATGACTATGACTATTCCAGGCTTTTAATGATCACAGGAACCCTGTTAATAGTTATTTAATGACCACATTCTCTTCTTTAGCccttaaattaaataaaaataaactgtacaAATGAATTTGTTTTCCCCTCTATTTATTAAAAGGTTAATAAACAATTTTCAAAAATAcctatgatataaaaaaaactaaataattagtCTGCATTGATAGTGAGTGAGAACTGTTTTGCCACTTTGCAGCTCTTTTGTGGGCGGTGAAAACCCCGAATCCATCCGTATCTGCAGGTAAAACAAACTTACTGCAAAACCGACCAAAATAAGCACGATAACAGCACCACAGTCCCAAAACGTGCTTTAAGTGAAGGATTGCGGTGTGAAGCACGTTATGAAGTtagagtcccccccccccccagcataACACCACAAAGCCCTACTCAGAGAACAACGTTCACCAAGAAACATCTTGAAACATCTTGCTCTCCAGTTACAGCGTGCTCACCTGAGGCTGACACGACACCATTAACTCCTCCTCCCAGCGAACCTTCCTCCTTGGTCTTGAGCGCCAGCAGCTGGTCCGAGGTAACCAATGCAGAGGCAGCAAACTGGGCGCTTGCAGTGTCTAACATCTTGGCAACCACACCCTGGTGGCGGAAGGACAGAGAGACGGGCATGTTTAAAATCCAAATGCAGAAGTCTTAAAACGTCCAACAATGACCACAACCCTCACTTACAACTGCCAACTAACTTAAGTAAAACACGTGAATATATTCCAGAAGAATTTTAAATCAAGTGACGTTTAACGAGTGGGGGAAAAAGCTGGTGCCCTGCCCTGGAGCCGTTCCTGCCTGCACTGCACTGACTGCTGGGATATGCGCCGGTCCCCTCACCAGACCCTGACCAGGAGAAAAGCAGGCGTTAAACTGGGATGGGCTTATATACATCGCCTGCTGAATCTGGTACTGCTGACAGGAGCGTTAAGCAGCATTTTCCACCCATGCATTAGTATTTAATGTCTTCTAAAATTCTACTTTGTAACATTTGTCACTGTCAGCATTAAATTGAATGTGACCCCCAAAGACACCATTTAAATTCACGTGTTTGTGCAGATGACTCCCGGAAGCCTTttccttttaataataataataataataataataataataggttgATAAGGAAAAGGTTTAAAAACACTCAAGGCAAAAAGGTAGAATACTTACAGTAAACTTAAAACACGGCCATTAATGAATAAGCTGCATGTTAAATACTATTTCACATAATGCCTCCgaatgaatggatggataaAAACCCCTCacctgtgtgttggtgtttgtgcCGTTGGCCTGCTGCTGAACCTGCTCCAGCTGATCCTTCTGCATCTGCGCTAGCTGCTCTCGGTGCTGCTGGTACTGCTCCTCTGTGAAAGCTGCAGAACAGTCAAAGACACAGAGTTCACGGAGCCGTCTGACGCCACGGATGCTGAAGGAGAATCGGGGGtggaaaatattgaaaatgcAATACGAAGCTCACCGGGTGTGGGTGGGGCCGCGTTCCCTCGGTTCGTGGCCCCTGTCTGGCCGCAGCCTGTGCTGCCCAGTCGGCCCACGCCTGGCCGCCGCGACGTACTCGGGTTGGCATCGGAAGGGTCGTGTGGCGGTGACGTCCGAGGCCTGAAGTGCCTCCAGCGGCAGGATTTGATGTTGGCCAGGATCTGACTGAGGTCCACTGCTGCCGGGGAGGGGGTCGGGCCCGAGGTACTGCAGCCGCCGGCGCTGCCGTGTGAGGTACTGGCTGGTTGGTGGACTGGAGAGTGTGTGcgcggcgaggaggaggaggaggaggccagtGTGTCGGGGTCCAGCCCCTGCAACACCGCGTCCAGCCGTAAGTGTGCCCTGTCGAGCAGAACCCTGCCCAGAGAGACGGTGGCGTTAGAAACTGCCACGCCCGTGCCAGCCGGCGCACACAGCTGCTGACAGCGAAGCGTGCATCGCGCTATTCACCTGCCCCCTCGGCCCACGCGTCTCCGCGCCAGACCCAGGCATCGCCGTGGCACCGTGAGCGTGGTGAGGGAGTAGCGGTATCGAGTGTCACCCAGGCCACCCTCTGAGGGGCTCGACCACGGCCAACTAGCAGGCTGAGGGAGAGactggggagggagggagggagggattaAATAATAACACCCACACATCAAAAACTAAAACCAACATTCCCCAGCTGCCCCCCCCCGCTACTCACAGCATGGTACTGGCAGCCTGCTCGCCTACGGAACGCAAACACGCCATCTGGATCGTTCTCTTCCTCGGCCTCTGAGGAACCAGAGAGCATCTACAGAGAAACACAAGACGGTTCCGGTTCGGGAAAAGCAGCTTTCTGGAGCCGCGATACGAGTTGTCTCGGGTTGTTGTGGTGAGGGGGTGagggggtgtgtgtgcgcgttggGGGCGGGGTACCTGTGAGAAAGGCTCGTCGTCCGAACTGGGGAAGTCGTACTGATTGAGGTCTTTAGCGTTGAACAGGGCTGGGCCAGAGTGATGGGAGGAGCCTGGCATCACCAGAACCTTCGGCTTCTTCTTCTCGTATTTCCTCTTCTGCCGAACCTCTGTCTTCTCCGGCTAAACAACAAACACAACGTaaacatttataatattatccatttggaaaatgtttttttgtggaaaacAGGCAGGAAAGAGGGAGTTGTGAACCCACCTTGCTCTTGTAGTCTTTATGCTGgtggtctgtgtgtctgtactgGTTTGTGTTGTTGAGGGGCAGCAGGGGAAGGGAGTATACTGGCTTCGCCTGAGCCCTCTGAGCCAGAACCTCCGCCATCACCTCGCCGCCAAAATCGGACATGCTGTTCCTAAAAGCCCAAAATGCATCTCATTAGCCTCTTGGTTTCTGAACAGGACCAACTGGTGTGTCGTTTGTGTACCTTTTCTCCACTATCTCCAGCGTGAGGTGTAGCAGCTCCCTCTTGCTCTTCTCTCGTCGTTTGATCATCTCCAGGATGGTGACAGCTCGGCTCAGGTCCCTCCTTAACTTCAGCATCTTCTCATACGATGCCTCGTCATTCTTACGGTTCTAAATGTCGGCAGgggtaaagaaaaagaaacacaatggATATAAACTCAAACCAACAGGGCAGTCACATATCAACTATATATATTGGAATCAGGAAAGATATAAGGTGTTGGGTCTGTGTCTCCATAGCTGTTGAGACAGAGGAAAATgtctaaaactaaaaaaaaaacagtttccaTCTGATATGCCGACATTAATCATAAtgaattgggtggtagtagcctatcgGGTAACACACaagtctatgaaccagaagacccaggttcaaatcccgcttcctaccattgtgtccctgagcaagacacttaaccctgagtgtctccgggggggggactgtccctgtaactactgattgtaaaactgCCTGactgccgtaaatgtaaagtaaatgaacTGCAGATCACCAACAAACCACACAATTAATTCTTATTTCTGTAtttgaacaacaaaaaaaaaaaaaaaacacaccattaGAACCAATGTGAACACCGGCCCCATAGGTGCAGCGAGGAGTTGCCAGCTCACCTTGCGTGTCTGCATCTTCTCAGTGCGGCGCCTGAAGGCCACATACGGGTCGTTGGTACTGGAGCCATCCCGCTTCTCCTGCTTTACTGACGGGATGAGCGAGCCGCTCTTACAGCTCCGCCTCTTCCTGCTCCAGTAGTCAAAAACTTCCTGGATCATCTCATCATCCTCCTTCAGCAGGAGCTTTGCCTCCTGAAGTGTCACCAACTGCAGAAGAGATTGAAACAAAAATCTGGTGAGACGCTAAAGCTTCAAACAttgtgtgacctttgacctcattaTAACAAATCTCCAACAAGCAGACCTAATTATAGCCTGATAACAAGTCAGTCCTTGCTGGGCGAGCAGCTCTGTCTACAGTTACTCTTGTGAGGTACAAGCAGAGCTGTGAATTGCAATGCAGAAGTGGATGAATGTTAATGGGAGTGTAAAAGTACTGTAAAAAACAACACATAGGAATAGTACTGAACTGATAAGTCAGAAGGCCATTAGGGTGAGACAGTGATATTAACCCCATTATAAAGGGTACAGCtgcagtctctctctcacacacacacacacacacacacacacacacacctgctgcccactgccctTCTCCAGACGGTCAATCATCTCCTCGAACTGCAGAGCTCCCAACTCCATCTTCTTCTGGAGTTTCCCCACAAACGCGTCATCCTCTGCGTCCATGTCGTAGTCCGGCTGCTCCGCGTCCAGGCTGAACGCTGATGGGGGGTGAGAGTTAGAAGCAGAAACGGAACTCGCGCCCTCGCGCCGCAAAAACACTGACGGCCAGCTCTCCTCAGGTCAGCGTTGAGAACGTGACTACCGTta includes the following:
- the epc1b gene encoding enhancer of polycomb homolog 1b isoform X1: MSKLSFRARALDASKPLPVFRCEDLPDLHEYASINRAVPQMPTGMEKEEESEHHLQRAISAQQVYGEKRDNMVIPVPEAESNIAYYETLYPGEFKMPKQLIHIQPFSLDAEQPDYDMDAEDDAFVGKLQKKMELGALQFEEMIDRLEKGSGQQLVTLQEAKLLLKEDDEMIQEVFDYWSRKRRSCKSGSLIPSVKQEKRDGSSTNDPYVAFRRRTEKMQTRKNRKNDEASYEKMLKLRRDLSRAVTILEMIKRREKSKRELLHLTLEIVEKRNSMSDFGGEVMAEVLAQRAQAKPVYSLPLLPLNNTNQYRHTDHQHKDYKSKPEKTEVRQKRKYEKKKPKVLVMPGSSHHSGPALFNAKDLNQYDFPSSDDEPFSQMLSGSSEAEEENDPDGVFAFRRRAGCQYHASLPQPASWPWSSPSEGGLGDTRYRYSLTTLTVPRRCLGLARRRVGRGGRVLLDRAHLRLDAVLQGLDPDTLASSSSSSPRTHSPVHQPASTSHGSAGGCSTSGPTPSPAAVDLSQILANIKSCRWRHFRPRTSPPHDPSDANPSTSRRPGVGRLGSTGCGQTGATNRGNAAPPTPAFTEEQYQQHREQLAQMQKDQLEQVQQQANGTNTNTQGVVAKMLDTASAQFAASALVTSDQLLALKTKEEGSLGGGVNGVVSASGVYKAFHHTTASPATALPNTQHHNPSTNNGTPPSPHHRNVSSPSPAQALMGSALRVGVPSPASASLSVHHLTRPLVPATALKLATSASRQMPKVPGSPATLELGSKENHDQEKPPLNSITDSTVAMEVT
- the epc1b gene encoding enhancer of polycomb homolog 1b isoform X2, whose product is MVIPVPEAESNIAYYETLYPGEFKMPKQLIHIQPFSLDAEQPDYDMDAEDDAFVGKLQKKMELGALQFEEMIDRLEKGSGQQLVTLQEAKLLLKEDDEMIQEVFDYWSRKRRSCKSGSLIPSVKQEKRDGSSTNDPYVAFRRRTEKMQTRKNRKNDEASYEKMLKLRRDLSRAVTILEMIKRREKSKRELLHLTLEIVEKRNSMSDFGGEVMAEVLAQRAQAKPVYSLPLLPLNNTNQYRHTDHQHKDYKSKPEKTEVRQKRKYEKKKPKVLVMPGSSHHSGPALFNAKDLNQYDFPSSDDEPFSQMLSGSSEAEEENDPDGVFAFRRRAGCQYHASLPQPASWPWSSPSEGGLGDTRYRYSLTTLTVPRRCLGLARRRVGRGGRVLLDRAHLRLDAVLQGLDPDTLASSSSSSPRTHSPVHQPASTSHGSAGGCSTSGPTPSPAAVDLSQILANIKSCRWRHFRPRTSPPHDPSDANPSTSRRPGVGRLGSTGCGQTGATNRGNAAPPTPAFTEEQYQQHREQLAQMQKDQLEQVQQQANGTNTNTQGVVAKMLDTASAQFAASALVTSDQLLALKTKEEGSLGGGVNGVVSASGVYKAFHHTTASPATALPNTQHHNPSTNNGTPPSPHHRNVSSPSPAQALMGSALRVGVPSPASASLSVHHLTRPLVPATALKLATSASRQMPKVPGSPATLELGSKENHDQEKPPLNSITDSTVAMEVT